In Nitrosophilus labii, the following proteins share a genomic window:
- the pheA gene encoding prephenate dehydratase has protein sequence MKLEELRKRIDEIDDKLLELLNERMKIVKEVGELKNKTRAPIYRPEREQEILNRLKSKNIGHLNEAAIEAIFLEIFAVSRNLERPERVAYLGPIGSFSHQAAESRFGAMSDYLSMNSISSVFKAVETKRAKYGVVPIENSIDGVVGETLDLLGRSPLLIVSELYMPIHHTFASLEDDISKIKKIYSKDVAFGQCRNFLNEHGFEEMELIPVESTAKAAKMAAKERGSAAICSHIAAKLYNLPMLFENIEDLHTNKTRFIVISDFKNEKSGNDKTSILAKLKDRPGALVRFLKDFDKEKINLTKIESRPAADKEFTYWFYIDFEGHIDDENVKKVLKQHESEIKWLGSYVKASTSED, from the coding sequence ATGAAACTAGAAGAACTAAGAAAAAGAATAGATGAGATAGATGACAAACTACTGGAACTACTCAATGAGAGAATGAAGATTGTAAAAGAAGTGGGTGAACTTAAAAATAAAACTAGGGCACCTATTTACCGACCGGAAAGAGAGCAAGAAATTTTAAATAGGCTAAAAAGTAAAAACATTGGCCATCTAAACGAAGCTGCTATTGAAGCTATATTTTTAGAGATTTTTGCAGTTTCAAGAAATTTAGAGAGACCTGAAAGAGTAGCCTATCTTGGACCTATAGGGAGTTTTAGCCATCAAGCTGCTGAGAGCAGGTTTGGTGCTATGAGCGACTATCTCTCTATGAATTCAATAAGTTCAGTTTTTAAAGCAGTAGAGACAAAAAGGGCTAAGTATGGAGTGGTTCCTATCGAAAACTCTATTGATGGTGTAGTAGGTGAGACTTTGGATCTTCTTGGCAGAAGTCCTTTGCTAATAGTTTCTGAACTTTATATGCCAATACATCATACTTTTGCTTCTTTGGAAGATGATATTAGCAAAATTAAAAAGATCTATTCAAAAGATGTTGCATTTGGACAGTGTAGAAATTTCTTAAATGAGCACGGTTTTGAGGAAATGGAACTTATCCCAGTAGAATCTACCGCAAAAGCGGCTAAAATGGCTGCAAAAGAGAGAGGAAGCGCGGCTATATGTTCGCATATTGCAGCAAAGCTTTACAATCTACCTATGCTTTTTGAAAATATTGAAGATCTTCATACAAACAAGACAAGATTCATTGTTATAAGCGATTTTAAAAATGAAAAAAGTGGTAACGATAAAACTTCTATATTAGCAAAACTAAAAGATAGACCCGGAGCATTGGTAAGATTTTTGAAAGATTTCGATAAAGAAAAAATAAACTTAACTAAGATAGAGAGTAGGCCTGCAGCCGATAAAGAATTTACATACTGGTTTTATATAGATTTTGAAGGTCATATAGATGATGAGAATGTAAAAAAAGTTTTAAAACAACATGAATCAGAGATAAAATGGTTGGGAAGTTACGTTAAAGCTTCAACAAGTGAGGATTAA
- a CDS encoding HAD-IIA family hydrolase, which produces MIFFIDVQGTLIDDKYKKPIEGAIEFIDRLNKKDIAYIVITNNTKDYSQDFIYFLNKIGLDIDEKNYIDPLMVLKDILKTKRVAAYGVEKFLEIVKSLGYVLDFKNPETVLVSVKKDYNNEDFAQMIEFLLKGAGLYGMHAISIYAKDSKRYPGVGAILEMLKFATNKDYEVAGKPSVNFYKKALSKLRNISNKEFSFKDITIISDDAKGDLVGAKRLGMKTVLVLSGKIKDEKEIIPFLEDDEKPDLIFKDIGEAGRKLGVI; this is translated from the coding sequence ATGATTTTCTTTATTGATGTTCAAGGAACTTTGATTGACGATAAATATAAAAAACCGATCGAAGGCGCAATAGAGTTTATAGACAGATTGAACAAAAAGGATATTGCTTATATTGTTATTACAAATAATACCAAAGATTATTCTCAGGACTTTATATACTTTTTAAACAAAATAGGTTTAGATATCGATGAGAAGAATTACATAGATCCTTTAATGGTTTTAAAAGATATACTCAAAACTAAAAGAGTAGCAGCGTATGGAGTTGAGAAGTTTTTAGAAATTGTGAAAAGTTTGGGGTATGTGTTAGATTTTAAAAATCCCGAGACTGTTTTGGTAAGTGTGAAAAAAGATTATAATAACGAAGATTTTGCGCAAATGATTGAATTTTTATTAAAAGGTGCCGGACTTTACGGAATGCATGCTATTTCTATATATGCGAAAGATTCAAAAAGATATCCCGGAGTTGGCGCTATTTTGGAGATGCTTAAATTTGCCACAAATAAAGATTATGAAGTGGCAGGAAAACCGAGTGTAAACTTTTATAAAAAAGCGCTATCAAAACTGAGAAATATTTCAAACAAAGAGTTCTCTTTTAAGGATATTACTATAATAAGTGATGATGCAAAAGGAGATTTGGTAGGAGCAAAAAGACTCGGTATGAAAACGGTATTGGTTTTAAGCGGTAAAATAAAGGATGAAAAAGAGATAATACCGTTTTTAGAAGATGATGAGAAACCTGACCTTATTTTTAAAGATATAGGCGAAGCTGGTAGAAAATTGGGGGTAATATGA
- a CDS encoding LptF/LptG family permease, whose protein sequence is MLTRYLVLLYLKYFSLIFIALVFFFVGLDYIQNAKSLPNSANLQILYVVYKSFYAIDVLLPIATIFGMLATKIYLIRSNELVAIYSIGYDKKSVIKPFFWASFFIITLFMALHTTSFAYANENADNIRKHSLSASSTSNLFFKYFDYYIYFKRLYPFQKKAEDVGIFKLDNGKLKELIKARSAYFEDNRWKIKKADLVENRYNGEKKIRIYKNKNIDLLEGFKPKILDSVYEGKTSFSIIDAFYAIKLLKEQDVNIQKIKAVLFAQMIYPFFAPFLMVIIFYFVPITQRLSSITFFSFTAIISSLIVWGLLFTLVRLSFAAVLAPEITTLVPIAILALIALLFYKKF, encoded by the coding sequence ATGTTAACTAGATATCTGGTTTTGCTCTATTTAAAATATTTCTCATTAATTTTTATTGCTCTTGTTTTTTTCTTTGTAGGACTAGATTATATACAAAATGCAAAATCTCTTCCAAACTCCGCTAACTTACAGATACTTTATGTAGTTTATAAATCCTTTTACGCGATAGATGTTTTGCTTCCTATAGCGACTATTTTTGGGATGCTCGCTACAAAAATTTATCTAATTCGTTCAAATGAACTTGTAGCTATATATTCGATAGGATATGACAAAAAAAGTGTAATAAAACCTTTTTTTTGGGCTTCTTTTTTTATAATAACTCTTTTTATGGCACTTCATACTACATCTTTTGCCTATGCAAACGAGAATGCGGACAATATAAGAAAACATAGTTTAAGCGCTAGTTCTACATCTAATCTATTTTTTAAATATTTTGACTATTATATATATTTCAAAAGACTTTATCCTTTTCAAAAAAAAGCTGAAGATGTAGGGATTTTCAAACTTGACAACGGGAAACTAAAAGAACTTATAAAAGCAAGATCGGCGTATTTTGAAGATAATAGATGGAAAATAAAAAAAGCCGATTTGGTAGAAAACAGATATAACGGTGAAAAAAAAATTAGGATTTACAAAAACAAAAATATAGATCTGCTTGAGGGCTTTAAACCTAAAATTTTAGATTCTGTGTATGAGGGAAAGACAAGTTTTAGTATAATCGACGCATTCTATGCTATAAAACTTTTAAAAGAACAAGATGTCAATATTCAAAAGATAAAAGCTGTTCTTTTTGCACAGATGATTTATCCGTTTTTTGCGCCTTTTTTAATGGTTATAATATTTTATTTCGTACCAATAACGCAAAGACTCTCTAGTATAACTTTTTTTAGTTTTACTGCAATCATATCCTCTTTAATCGTGTGGGGATTGCTTTTTACTCTGGTTCGACTCTCCTTTGCAGCAGTTTTAGCGCCTGAAATAACTACATTGGTTCCAATAGCTATTTTGGCTCTTATCGCACTGCTGTTTTATAAAAAATTTTAA
- the pth gene encoding aminoacyl-tRNA hydrolase yields MFLIVGLGNPGPKYANNRHNIGFMVVDELIGSLMPNAINKKEFKGELYKYKNTLFLKPLTFMNLSGESVKAVKNFYKIDNDKIVVIHDDLDLSFGAIRFKRGGGNGGHNGLKSIDNCIGNDYIRVRIGIGRPADKSKVTTYVLSDFREEEKKYLNDIIKKAAEAVFELTKKSLDEVRSRFSQKGVLLKEDRC; encoded by the coding sequence ATGTTTTTGATAGTAGGTCTTGGCAATCCCGGACCAAAATATGCAAATAACAGACACAATATAGGTTTTATGGTTGTCGATGAACTCATCGGCAGCCTAATGCCAAATGCAATCAACAAAAAAGAGTTCAAGGGCGAGCTTTATAAATACAAAAATACTCTCTTTCTAAAACCCCTAACCTTTATGAATCTATCAGGAGAAAGCGTAAAAGCTGTTAAAAACTTTTATAAGATAGATAATGATAAAATCGTTGTGATTCATGACGACTTAGATCTTTCTTTTGGTGCTATAAGATTTAAAAGAGGCGGTGGAAACGGTGGGCATAACGGTTTAAAATCTATTGATAATTGTATAGGAAACGATTATATCAGAGTTAGAATAGGAATAGGAAGACCTGCTGATAAGTCAAAAGTTACCACTTATGTTCTCAGCGATTTTAGGGAAGAGGAGAAAAAGTATCTTAACGATATTATTAAAAAAGCGGCTGAAGCTGTTTTTGAGTTGACAAAAAAGAGTCTTGATGAGGTTAGAAGCCGTTTTAGTCAAAAGGGTGTTCTATTAAAAGAGGATAGATGTTAA
- a CDS encoding 50S ribosomal protein L25/general stress protein Ctc: MLEGIIRESTGKSEAKKLRRDGYLIANIYGKGFENIHAAFKKGDFIRAVRNKEKLAFPVKLGDKELNVVVQEYQKDPVTYELKHVDLMVAQPGVVTYYMVPIKTVGTPKGLKNKGVLVVSKRRIKVKGAIENIPDSITLDVTDLDVGDAILIRDIELPEGVAHMTPDRVAVVGVVKAK, translated from the coding sequence ATGTTAGAAGGCATTATTAGAGAGAGTACCGGCAAAAGTGAAGCAAAAAAGCTACGCCGAGATGGTTATCTAATTGCCAATATTTACGGGAAGGGTTTTGAAAATATACATGCGGCTTTCAAAAAAGGCGATTTCATAAGAGCCGTAAGAAATAAAGAAAAACTTGCATTCCCAGTAAAACTTGGCGATAAAGAATTAAATGTTGTAGTTCAAGAGTATCAAAAAGATCCTGTAACATATGAACTAAAACATGTTGATTTAATGGTGGCTCAACCTGGTGTTGTAACATACTATATGGTGCCTATTAAAACAGTTGGAACTCCAAAAGGGCTTAAAAACAAAGGTGTTTTGGTTGTTTCTAAAAGAAGAATCAAAGTTAAAGGTGCTATCGAGAATATTCCTGATAGTATAACTTTGGATGTGACAGACTTAGATGTTGGTGATGCAATACTAATAAGAGATATAGAGCTTCCGGAAGGTGTTGCTCATATGACACCTGATAGAGTTGCAGTAGTAGGTGTTGTTAAAGCTAAATAA
- a CDS encoding type IV pilus twitching motility protein PilT has product MQSYEFDIKSLTFENIKKIRKYLKKLIEVGGSDLHIKANSIIRARVHGDIVPFSGEVISKEDALTLAKELLRSRFKELVENKDVDLVYVYDDNIRFRVNIFFQIDGVSAVFRTIPVKIKNIEELQLPKAIHKLSQIPRGLVLVTGVTGSGKSTTLAAIIDEINNSRREHIITIEDPVEFVHKDKNCVINQRSLGQDTIGFSRALRAALREDPDIILVGEMRDLETIEMALHAAETGHLVFSTLHTLDVKETVNRIISMFPAEEQNRIRVVLASVLEAVVSQRLVKKKDGGRIAAVEMMFRTKRIETLIETGREIEITSAIEEGTIYGMQTFDQALLDLFKRGFIDEEEALNNATSRSDMRLKIEGFVDKTSDIRGATISRDDSDVIDLKI; this is encoded by the coding sequence ATGCAAAGTTATGAGTTCGATATAAAGTCTTTGACTTTTGAAAATATTAAAAAAATAAGAAAGTATCTAAAAAAACTGATAGAAGTTGGTGGAAGTGACTTGCATATAAAAGCAAACTCTATCATTAGGGCGAGAGTTCATGGGGATATAGTTCCCTTTTCTGGTGAGGTTATTTCTAAAGAGGATGCACTTACTTTAGCTAAAGAGCTTCTAAGAAGTAGGTTTAAAGAGCTTGTTGAAAACAAAGATGTTGATCTGGTTTATGTTTATGATGACAATATAAGATTTAGGGTTAATATCTTTTTTCAGATAGATGGGGTATCTGCCGTTTTTAGGACTATTCCCGTAAAAATTAAGAATATTGAGGAGCTTCAATTACCAAAAGCCATACATAAACTCTCCCAAATTCCGAGAGGTCTAGTTTTGGTGACCGGTGTTACGGGAAGCGGTAAATCTACTACTTTGGCTGCAATAATAGATGAGATTAACAATAGTAGAAGAGAACATATTATAACTATCGAAGATCCTGTTGAATTCGTACACAAAGATAAAAACTGTGTAATAAATCAAAGAAGTTTAGGACAAGATACTATTGGCTTTTCTAGAGCGCTAAGAGCCGCACTGAGAGAAGACCCTGATATTATTCTTGTTGGTGAGATGAGAGATTTAGAAACTATAGAAATGGCTTTACATGCCGCTGAAACCGGACATTTAGTCTTTTCAACTCTCCATACTTTAGACGTTAAAGAGACTGTAAACAGAATTATAAGTATGTTTCCCGCTGAAGAGCAAAATAGAATCAGAGTTGTTTTAGCATCTGTTTTGGAAGCTGTAGTTTCACAAAGACTTGTTAAGAAAAAAGATGGAGGGCGAATAGCGGCAGTAGAGATGATGTTTAGAACAAAAAGAATCGAAACTTTGATAGAAACAGGTCGCGAAATAGAGATAACAAGTGCTATAGAAGAGGGAACTATCTACGGTATGCAAACATTCGATCAAGCACTTTTGGACCTATTTAAAAGAGGCTTTATCGATGAGGAAGAAGCGCTCAATAACGCTACTAGTAGATCCGATATGAGACTCAAAATAGAAGGTTTTGTCGATAAAACTTCTGATATTAGAGGAGCAACGATTAGTAGAGACGATAGCGATGTTATAGATTTGAAAATTTAA
- a CDS encoding transaldolase, producing the protein MYLKDLSFSLWADFIERDFLNKEFKELIENGIVNGATSNPAIFKNAILNSIAYKEQLKELKNLSAKEKYEALAIYDIKKAADILKPLYEKGDDGFVSIEVDPNLANNAEKTIEEAKRLWKEIDRENLMIKIPVTDEGCRAIKELVSEGININATLIFDPKYAKKCLDAFEEGIKNSDKKPYGVLSIFVSRFDRKLDNTLVQKGLEKGKAGILNAAKIYNTIQKRELPNIRALFASTGVKGDDYPPFYYISELIAPHSINTTPINTIKSFVNDGFKEQKLPIEDEIIDEFFDRVEKAGVDMQNVYNELLEEGLLAFVDAFKEIIEELE; encoded by the coding sequence ATGTATTTAAAAGATCTTAGTTTTTCGCTATGGGCTGATTTTATAGAAAGAGATTTTTTGAATAAAGAGTTTAAAGAACTTATTGAAAATGGTATTGTTAACGGAGCTACAAGCAACCCGGCAATTTTTAAAAATGCTATTTTAAATTCGATAGCTTATAAAGAGCAGCTAAAAGAGTTAAAAAATCTTTCAGCAAAAGAGAAATATGAAGCTTTGGCGATTTATGACATAAAAAAGGCTGCAGATATTTTAAAGCCTCTTTATGAAAAGGGTGATGACGGATTTGTAAGTATAGAGGTAGATCCTAATCTTGCAAATAATGCCGAGAAAACTATTGAAGAGGCTAAGAGGTTGTGGAAAGAGATTGATAGAGAAAATCTTATGATCAAGATACCAGTAACAGATGAGGGATGTAGAGCAATAAAAGAACTAGTCTCTGAAGGTATAAACATAAATGCTACACTGATTTTTGATCCAAAGTATGCCAAAAAGTGTCTTGATGCTTTTGAAGAAGGCATTAAAAATAGTGATAAAAAGCCTTATGGAGTACTAAGTATATTTGTAAGCAGATTTGATAGAAAACTAGATAATACTTTAGTCCAAAAAGGTCTGGAAAAAGGAAAAGCGGGGATTTTAAACGCTGCAAAAATCTACAATACGATTCAAAAAAGAGAGTTGCCAAATATTCGAGCTCTTTTTGCGAGTACAGGCGTCAAAGGAGACGACTATCCGCCATTTTATTATATATCCGAACTTATAGCCCCACATAGTATCAATACTACTCCGATTAATACTATAAAGTCGTTTGTAAACGATGGTTTTAAGGAGCAAAAACTTCCTATAGAAGATGAGATTATTGATGAGTTTTTTGATAGAGTGGAAAAAGCTGGTGTAGATATGCAAAATGTTTATAATGAGCTTTTAGAAGAAGGATTGTTAGCTTTTGTAGATGCTTTTAAAGAGATAATTGAAGAGCTGGAGTAG
- the aat gene encoding leucyl/phenylalanyl-tRNA--protein transferase: protein MKEILIPRISPYSFIFPDPRNSSKEGLVAFGGDLDPNRVLSAYKKGIFPWYNEGDPILWWSPDPRLVLYPHKLKISRSLKKILKKNIFEVKVDTAFYEVIKSCQTVKRREQEGTWILPEIVEVFTKLHHMGFAHSIEVYKDGELVGGLYGLSLGAAFFGESMFSKVSDTSKVALVKLVEISTKLGFNFIDCQISSDHLKKMGAEEISRERFLDELEIAMQKPSKIGKWELGIRN from the coding sequence ATGAAAGAGATATTGATACCTAGAATCAGCCCATATAGTTTTATATTTCCAGATCCTAGAAACTCCTCAAAAGAAGGACTTGTCGCCTTCGGAGGAGATCTGGATCCAAACAGGGTTTTGAGTGCTTACAAAAAAGGTATCTTTCCATGGTACAATGAAGGAGATCCTATACTTTGGTGGTCTCCAGATCCAAGACTTGTTCTTTATCCTCATAAATTGAAAATTTCTCGTTCACTAAAGAAGATTTTGAAAAAAAATATTTTTGAAGTGAAAGTGGATACAGCTTTTTATGAAGTGATTAAAAGTTGTCAAACTGTAAAAAGAAGAGAACAAGAAGGAACATGGATTCTCCCTGAAATAGTTGAAGTTTTTACTAAACTCCATCACATGGGATTTGCCCATTCTATAGAAGTTTACAAAGATGGTGAATTGGTCGGAGGGCTTTACGGACTTAGTCTGGGAGCTGCATTTTTTGGAGAGTCTATGTTTAGCAAAGTAAGTGATACAAGTAAAGTAGCTTTAGTTAAACTTGTTGAGATTTCAACAAAACTCGGTTTTAATTTTATAGATTGCCAAATTTCAAGCGATCATCTAAAAAAAATGGGGGCGGAAGAGATAAGTAGAGAGAGATTTTTGGATGAACTTGAAATTGCTATGCAAAAGCCGAGTAAGATTGGGAAATGGGAATTGGGAATTAGGAATTAG
- the clpA gene encoding ATP-dependent Clp protease ATP-binding subunit ClpA has product MISNELNTIFKEAVRLAKKNRHEYLTVEHIFLALLSNKEGIRILNIVGADIEMLREKLEQHLKNTLKPLPADVVREPFETVALSRVIENMIRHIQNAEKKEATVGDLLAALFDEEHSYSVYLLKEQGVKKVDILEAISHPEADYTEVKEDEDDKETYLGKFTVNLVKEAKKGKIDPVIGRDKEIERVIQILCRRKKNNPLLVGEPGVGKTAIAEGIAIKIADKEIPEVLEGASLYSLDMGSLLAGTKYRGDFEKRLKGVIEELKQKKNAIVFIDEIHTLVGAGATQGGSMDASNLLKPALASGAIKCIGATTYSEFRNFLEKDRALSRRFAKVDVKEPDLETSLKILKGLKEKYEKHHRVRYTINALKSAVELSDKYINDRQLPDKAIDLIDEVGASFHLRKKKRSVVTANDVEDVISKMLNLPPARVTQDDISILEDLENRLEQSVLGQKEAIEQISMAIKRSRAGLNPPNKPIGSFLFVGPTGVGKTELAKELARTLGVHFERFDMSEYMEKHAVSRLIGAPPGYVGYEEGGLLTETIRKHPHTVLLLDEIEKAHPDLINILLQVMDNATLTDNYGNVADFKHVILIMTSNVGATEANVMGFKKESVSKFDEALKQFFTPEFRNRLDAIIRFKPLSMDIVEGIVDKFIKELNEQLRSKNITVKLTKRAKKYLAQKGYSEELGARPLSRVISDEIKTPLTNEILFGRLKNGGEVSIDYKKEKLEFNIK; this is encoded by the coding sequence ATGATAAGTAATGAACTAAATACTATTTTTAAAGAGGCCGTTAGACTAGCTAAAAAAAACAGACACGAATATTTAACGGTTGAGCATATATTTTTGGCGCTTTTGTCAAACAAAGAGGGCATACGCATACTAAATATCGTAGGTGCCGATATAGAGATGTTAAGAGAAAAACTTGAACAGCATCTAAAAAACACCCTAAAACCTCTGCCGGCAGATGTGGTAAGAGAACCGTTTGAAACGGTAGCGCTTTCAAGAGTTATTGAAAATATGATAAGACATATCCAAAATGCTGAAAAAAAAGAGGCTACAGTGGGGGATCTTTTAGCTGCTCTGTTTGATGAAGAACACTCATATAGTGTATATTTATTGAAAGAGCAAGGTGTCAAAAAGGTTGATATCCTAGAAGCTATCTCTCATCCAGAAGCAGATTATACAGAAGTAAAAGAGGATGAAGACGATAAAGAGACATATCTTGGAAAGTTTACTGTAAACTTGGTAAAAGAGGCTAAAAAAGGCAAGATAGATCCCGTAATAGGAAGAGATAAAGAGATTGAAAGGGTAATACAGATACTTTGTAGAAGAAAGAAAAACAATCCTTTGCTTGTAGGCGAACCTGGAGTAGGAAAAACTGCTATTGCAGAAGGGATCGCTATCAAAATAGCAGACAAAGAGATACCTGAAGTTTTAGAAGGAGCTTCGTTATACTCTTTAGATATGGGTTCACTGCTTGCAGGAACCAAATATAGGGGAGATTTCGAAAAGAGACTAAAAGGTGTTATAGAAGAACTTAAACAGAAAAAAAACGCTATAGTTTTTATAGATGAGATACATACTTTAGTAGGCGCGGGAGCGACTCAAGGCGGAAGTATGGATGCTTCCAATCTTTTAAAACCAGCACTAGCTAGCGGTGCTATTAAATGTATAGGTGCCACTACATATTCGGAGTTTAGAAACTTTTTGGAAAAAGATAGGGCTCTTAGCCGAAGATTTGCTAAAGTGGATGTGAAAGAGCCAGACCTTGAAACATCTTTGAAGATCTTAAAAGGGCTTAAAGAAAAGTATGAAAAACATCACAGAGTAAGATATACCATAAACGCTCTAAAAAGTGCAGTGGAACTTTCTGATAAGTATATAAATGATAGACAGCTTCCTGATAAAGCGATTGATCTAATTGATGAAGTTGGTGCCTCCTTTCATCTAAGAAAGAAAAAAAGAAGTGTGGTAACCGCAAATGATGTGGAGGATGTTATCTCAAAAATGCTAAATCTTCCGCCAGCAAGGGTAACCCAAGACGATATATCTATACTTGAAGATCTAGAAAACAGACTCGAACAAAGTGTTCTTGGCCAAAAAGAGGCAATCGAGCAGATCTCAATGGCTATAAAAAGGAGCAGAGCTGGACTCAATCCGCCTAATAAACCTATCGGTTCATTTTTGTTTGTAGGACCTACCGGAGTTGGAAAAACAGAACTTGCAAAAGAGTTAGCAAGAACGCTTGGTGTACATTTTGAGAGATTTGATATGAGCGAGTATATGGAAAAACATGCTGTATCAAGACTTATCGGTGCACCTCCTGGTTATGTGGGCTACGAAGAGGGTGGACTTTTAACTGAAACTATAAGAAAACATCCCCATACTGTTTTACTTTTGGATGAGATAGAAAAAGCACATCCTGATCTTATAAATATTCTTTTACAAGTTATGGATAATGCCACATTAACTGATAATTACGGTAATGTTGCTGATTTTAAACATGTGATTTTGATCATGACATCAAATGTAGGTGCTACTGAAGCTAATGTTATGGGATTTAAAAAAGAGTCTGTTAGCAAATTTGACGAGGCTCTAAAACAGTTCTTTACTCCGGAATTTAGAAATAGACTGGATGCGATAATAAGGTTTAAACCTTTAAGTATGGATATAGTGGAAGGAATTGTTGATAAGTTTATAAAAGAGCTTAACGAGCAGTTAAGATCTAAAAATATAACTGTTAAACTGACTAAAAGAGCAAAAAAATATCTTGCCCAAAAAGGATACAGCGAAGAGTTAGGCGCAAGACCTTTATCAAGAGTTATCAGTGATGAGATAAAAACCCCTCTTACCAATGAGATTCTGTTTGGAAGATTGAAAAACGGAGGAGAGGTAAGTATAGATTATAAAAAAGAGAAACTTGAGTTTAATATAAAATGA
- the clpS gene encoding ATP-dependent Clp protease adapter ClpS, translating into MAVRREIETKDFTKTKEPKLYKVFLLNDDYTTMDFVVEILCDVFHKSYEEAVQIMMLVHKNGKGLCGIYTYEIAETKIDEVYRRARANEFPLKAVMEEL; encoded by the coding sequence TTGGCAGTAAGAAGAGAGATAGAGACAAAAGATTTTACAAAAACCAAAGAGCCTAAACTATACAAAGTATTTTTACTGAATGATGACTATACGACAATGGACTTTGTTGTGGAAATCTTGTGCGATGTTTTTCACAAAAGTTATGAAGAGGCTGTTCAGATAATGATGCTTGTTCATAAAAACGGTAAAGGGCTTTGTGGTATTTATACCTATGAGATAGCGGAAACTAAAATAGATGAAGTTTATAGACGTGCCCGCGCCAACGAGTTTCCGCTTAAGGCTGTAATGGAGGAATTATGA
- the bioD gene encoding dethiobiotin synthase: MIKRVFITATNTGIGKTFSTLTLLNECEKAGIKAGVFKPIETGITDNPEDGTKLLKKCQEFNNCFRKFMVEDVVPYRFSLPAAPYVAKKDNKIDIDLLLEKANILEKECDILFIEGAGGLMVPVGKDIFMIDFINIFEAKPLLVTPSRLGCINDTLLSMQALANKNLDFDWCVNLYEDKDSFFDITFPFYKDYFSEILILQKDAKKILKRLINE, encoded by the coding sequence ATGATAAAAAGAGTTTTTATAACGGCTACAAATACAGGTATAGGCAAAACTTTTTCCACTCTAACCCTATTAAATGAGTGTGAAAAAGCCGGTATAAAAGCCGGAGTATTTAAACCAATAGAGACGGGGATAACTGATAATCCCGAAGATGGTACCAAACTTTTAAAAAAATGTCAAGAGTTTAATAATTGTTTTAGGAAATTTATGGTAGAGGATGTGGTTCCATATAGGTTCTCCCTTCCCGCGGCTCCTTATGTAGCAAAAAAAGATAATAAAATCGATATCGATCTTTTATTGGAAAAAGCAAATATTTTGGAAAAAGAGTGCGATATTTTGTTTATCGAAGGGGCAGGTGGATTGATGGTTCCAGTTGGAAAAGATATTTTTATGATAGATTTCATAAATATTTTTGAAGCTAAACCTCTTTTGGTGACACCAAGCCGTCTTGGCTGTATAAACGATACGCTCCTTTCAATGCAAGCACTAGCAAACAAAAACTTAGATTTTGATTGGTGCGTAAATCTTTACGAAGACAAAGATAGTTTTTTCGATATAACTTTTCCGTTTTATAAAGACTATTTTAGTGAGATTCTGATATTGCAAAAAGATGCTAAGAAGATTTTGAAAAGATTGATAAATGAATAA
- a CDS encoding glycine zipper 2TM domain-containing protein translates to MKKVGVLIAALLTSSLFAESFTYMEYIPVYKSEKLFRVITKRVPYQECWEEEVPVSQNGDSGTVGALIGGVAGGILGHQVGEGSGKTAATIGGAIVGTIVGKNLADEKPAPGYKIVKRCRTRYQETHERIIEYKNYARLDGQEIIKYSSTPLKQIKVRVTVEY, encoded by the coding sequence ATGAAAAAAGTAGGAGTTTTGATAGCTGCTTTGCTTACTTCGTCGCTTTTTGCGGAGAGCTTTACCTATATGGAGTATATACCGGTATATAAATCTGAAAAACTTTTTAGAGTTATAACAAAAAGAGTTCCTTATCAAGAGTGTTGGGAAGAGGAAGTTCCGGTTTCTCAAAATGGCGATTCAGGAACGGTTGGAGCGCTTATTGGCGGAGTGGCGGGAGGAATTTTGGGGCATCAAGTAGGAGAAGGCTCAGGTAAAACAGCAGCGACTATCGGAGGAGCCATAGTAGGAACTATAGTAGGCAAAAATCTTGCTGATGAAAAACCTGCTCCAGGATATAAGATAGTTAAAAGATGTAGAACAAGATATCAAGAGACCCATGAAAGAATCATAGAGTATAAAAATTATGCTAGATTAGATGGACAAGAGATAATAAAATATAGTTCAACGCCCTTAAAACAGATAAAAGTTAGAGTGACTGTAGAGTATTGA